A segment of the Brienomyrus brachyistius isolate T26 chromosome 13, BBRACH_0.4, whole genome shotgun sequence genome:
ATACGTGCATGCCTTTAAAGAGGGTCGGTGGGTATTGTATTGAGATAAATACTTCTCATTGGCATTGAACATCATGATCAACAACCACAAGGTCTCAAGGCCGTGAAAAATCGACGTGGTACCGAGACCATGGGCCCCATGGCGGTGGCGGTGTGGAAAAGGGGGCAGGACAAGCCGCTCCGCCGCTGCCATACCTCAGCAAGCCCACGAGCCACCCTAACTCCCAGCACACCGAATACAGAACACTAAAACTCGCATTTCCCACGTAATGAATTACTCGGGTCATACGACTTTTATGCGCTACACATGTACTCACTGGTCAAGCAATTCACATCGATCTTTGGCTTCGCCACATGAAGGACTTTGAGCTTTTTTCCTCTCGCCGTAGAAGGATCCCTTTCTCTCACACTGCACTCAAAATGGCGCTATTGGAGCGCCGTGATCACGTGACTTCGTCGGTGGGAGAGTCACGTGATCACGGCGCTCCGGCGTGGTCGTAGTGCTATCGATTAAGCTGCACTCTTTAATACAGAAGATTGGATGCCCACTTACATACTGCGGTTTGCGTGTTCACCATTCAGCGTATTTCTTTAACGGAACATTTAAAACATACATGCACGAATTTTCCctgcatttaaatatttaattgtcGTTTGCAAATACCCCGCGACCCTTACCATGAcaagaaagatggatggatgctttaaAGATACGTCAAACGTTTATAAATACATCCAGACAGCTGGCGGCATGGGGGCTCAGTGGATAGCTGTGTTGTCGCATACATTTCTCTGTGTTTGCATGCGGGTTTTCTCCCGCATTCCAAGGACACGCAGTTAGATTAATAAGTGACTCGAATTGCCCGTAGTCTGCGTGCCCTGCGAGGCACATTAGCTCCATGGAGTGACATGGTGTGCAGGCTGGACCCCGTGCCCCGTGCTCTCTAGCGACGGCTGCTGCCCCCCCCGTGAAGCTAACTTGTATAATGCAGATGGAAAATCTATGGATCTGACATATGATATCTGAATCttcaaacattaacagataattCGTATTATGGGAGATTGAAACGACGTCTAAATAGTGCCACCTAGAGTTGCTGAAACGAATATGAAGGTACATTTTAAGTGTGCATATTAAGCATTATGAAGAAAGTTCCCGTGTACTTTGGCATCATTTTCTGGTAATAGTGCCTTTCCCTATTGCTTTGGGAGCATTAAAATCGCTGTTCCACCCTTCCTGGGTTAAGCAAAATGTTATAAACAAGTATTTTCCCTCGTGATTCAATTTGCTTGTGCTGGTTAACTCACACGCTCCGCATTCTTGACGCAAAACGGAAATATGCAACACTTACAAAGAACTAGCGATGCCATGTTAAGAGCTTGTCATAACTTATTTACTTGCTTAAAATGTCTGTATTTCTATTTTGGTGATTTAGTGAAGAGAACATGTAGTCTATACTTAATACGAGCACCTTCATTAATTCATTCTATACTCCCAGCTATTCACAGaccaaataaaaacattaaaaattaaTAACACAGGCTATACGTTCAATGGACAAAATTATTTATAAACCAtaattatttgtgtgtgtgaccaaatgcccccccccccccagaatataataaaaacattttttttgacattgtggggaccatcttttatctgtgaatgcaatcaaaaaattaaaaatgccaaaaatctcctatttggtttggttacttttggttaaggttatatgggattagagttttcctcgtagaaattaatggagagtccccagaaagatattattacaaacctgtgagtgtgtgtctgtctgtgtgtgtgtgtgtctgagagagAGATAGCGAGAGACTTCAATATTTTTACTTTCCACAATATTACAAAATCATTAAGGTTTGATTGTTGTAATAATTACATATTTTGTTAATTTGTCAATCACTTAATAGTTATACATTTGACTACTCAAGACCTGATCACAATTACACgcactgatggaaaaaaataaatgtgaaaCCTAAACCATTTTAGATCACATAACTTAACCACCGTATGAAATATTGATTAAACAGTGTGCAGATAATATCTGTTTCATATAGTGTAGTTCGTCCAGCTCCATGTCGAGAGTATTGTTGACGACGTTGAGAGCGAACACTTAGGCCACCAAACGGTCCACTAATGTGCTTGCTggatttattgttttaattagCTCCTCAGTGCCGTGTTATAAATTGTTTCAGTTGCAGCAACAAACGGAAAGTCAGTGGTGTGACCACCACTTTTCTCCTGCCTCCGTAGGTGCTTACACATGTAAGGTAAGGCATAGTCAGTGTAGCcagatttaaatgaaaactatgGAAATATACAGATTACTCCTCTGTGGGATGTGggtgagtctccgcctgggttacatgtgtgtggagtttgcatgttctccccgtgttgtcgtgggatttcctcccGGTGCTCTAGCTTCCCCCCActctccaaaaacatgctgaggctaattggagttaccaaatcgcccgtaggtgtgcatgtgtgagtgtgccctctgatgggttggcatcctgtcctgggttgttccttgccttgtacCTTTAACCTCCGGACCCCCTGTAACCCAGAATAGGATAAGTGATTtcagaaaatggacggatgggcTGTATTAGTCCCCAACACCATAGCTTACCGTTTTTTTTGGCACACATACTTATGCAAAGACATAATTACATCTCAGTGTTTTCAGCAGCAAGAGTGTTAATCAATATATGTGGTCATCAATACAAAAACATAATTTTGTGTGGTAAATATTGTGCTGcaatgacatagaaaaatgcTAGATAGTCATTATATATTTGATAACACAAGTGCCATTCGTATATAACTGTAAATTGTCTAAATGCTCAGAATATTGGTTTGATTGGCACTTGAATAGTTTTATGCAGAGCTGGATAGTTCAGATCCAGTCagtgaaaatccagaccaaggttttgtttcaaccacccatttaagtcctctgtgactgagaGTCTTTACGCTCAACtgattggtagaaacaaaatcttgggctGGGTTTTTACTGTCTGGTTTTACAGAAAAAATAGGGGTTTCTACTTACTCTTAAGATGTTAATAAAAGGCATTATTGAGAAAAGCCACTATTTCTTTCTAAAAATGAGTACAAAAATAGTTTTTCCATTTTATTATGTGTAATATCTACACTTCTGGGCCAGGCTTTCATTCAAAGACAGGGAGATAGACTCCTGTAACCTGAAGTGACAAGCTATATACTTTGTTGCAGCCATTATGCTGTGGCCTAGGGCAGGACACCTGTTTCTCTGAATGCTGGAATTAGGTTATTTATACTACAGTATTAAAGTAATACTTCAAGCTAGCTGGCAATAGCAGAAttcagttcttttctttttgattatgtggagaAGATAAAAAAATGTGCATCGTGACTGTCTGGGTTCTGGCATCTGTTTCTGTGAAATGCACTCCATGCCTGAGTGCCATATTAGTACTGTTTATTATACAGTACTGAGTGGCATATTAGTACTGTTTATTATACCACTGGCCCTGTACAAGCAATATCCTAACTTATATAAAGGCCGCATAGCTGAATGGTCAAGCCAGTGTCTATTTATGATCCATATTTAAAAACAGCCCCAGCTCATAAAGGTGCCGTACAATTTGACAAAATCCAAAACATATTaaacaggaaaaataaatggcaccataaaataaaaacaaatctgATGCAGAAGTGGATTAAATTTAAaagcaaaaaacaaatataaaaagtaaatgcataaatattaatgtataaattaattatatatattatggcctgggggcggcatggtggtgcagtggttagcactgttccctcacacctctgggacccgggtttgagtctccgcctgggtcacatgtgtgcggagtttgcatgttctccccatgtcgtcatggggttacctccgggtactccggtttccccccacagtccaaagacatactgaggctaattggagttgctaaattgcccataggagtgcatgtgtgagtgaacggtgtgtgagtgtgctctgcgatgggctggccccccattctgggttgttccctgcttcgtgcccatagCTACCGGGATAggatctggaccccccgcgacccagtaggataagtgggttggaaaatggatggatggatggatgaattatgGCCCGATTTGACCGAAAGTGTAATTATCTACATCTGAGCCGCTGTGAGTGAGTCTCCGGTGCTGGTATGATGTGTTGGTGGGCCTGCCGCTGTGAGTGAGTCTCCGGTGCTGGTATGATGTGTTGGTAGGCCTGCCGCTGTGAGGGAGTCCATGGTGCTGGTATGATGTGTTGGTAGGCCTGCCGCTGTGAGTGAGTCTCCGGTGCTGGTATGATGTGTTGGTGGGCCTGCCGCTGTGAGTGAGTCTCCTGGGCTGGTATGATGTGTTGGTGGGCCTGCCGCTGTGATGGAGTCTCCGGGGCTGGTATGATGTGTTGGTAGGCCTGCCGCTGTGAGGGAGTCTCCGGTGCTGGTATGATGTGTTGGTGGGCCTGCCGCTGTGAGGGAGTCTCCGGTGCTGGTATGATGTGTTGGTGGGCCTGCCGCTGTGAGGGAGTCTCCGGGGTTTGTATGGTGTGTTGGTGGGCCTGCCGCTGTGAGGGAGTCTCCGGGGCTGGTATGGTGTGTTGGTGGGCCTGCCGCTGTGAGGGAGTCTCCGGGGCTGGTATGATGTGGTGGTAGGCCTGCCGCTGTGAGGGAGTCTCCGGGGCTGGTATGGTGTGTTGGTGGGCCTGCTGCTGTGAGGGAGTCTCCGGGGCTGGTATGATGTGTTGGTGGGCCTGCCGCTGTGAGGGAGTCTCCGGGGCTGGTATGATGTGTTGGTGGGCCTGCCGCTGTGAGTGAGTCTCCGGGGCAGGTATGATGTGTTGGTAGGCCTGCCGCTGTGAGGGAGTCTCCGGGGCTGGTATGGTGTGTTGGTGGGCCTGCCGCTGTGAGTGAGTCTCCGGGGCTGGTATGATGTGTTGGTGGGCCTGCCGCTGTGAGGGAGTCTCCGGGGCTGGTATGGTGTGTTGGTGGGCCTGCCGCTGTGAGGGAGTCTCCGGGGCTGGTATGGTGTGTTGGTGGGCCTGCCGCTGTGAGGGAGTCTCCGGGGCTGGTATGGTATGTTGGTGGGCCTGCCGCTGTGAGGGAGTCTCCGGGGCTGGTATGATATGTTGGTGGGCCTGCCGCTGTGAGGGAGTCTCCGGGGCTGGTATGATATGTTGGTGGGCCTGCCGCTGTGAGGGAGTCTCCGGGGCTGGTATGGTGTGTTGGTGGGCCTGCCGCTGTGAGGGAGTCTCCGGTCATATGAAAAAGCTCGACTTGACCTGGAAACACTGATAGCATCTGTTAGGCATTACCTACTTTATTGAGATGTAGGACAAAGGTGGTGCTGCTATGCACTGGTGTAATGCCTGCAAGAACAGATTCTGTTCAGATCCTGCAGTTTGTAATCAGTATCAGAATCTGCATCAGAATCAATGTATTTTCAAGTTTTCATGAGTAATTTGTCATGGTGAGATGCTCTCAGGCACATAACACAAGCAAAACgaataaaaacaaactaaatgatggcacaaaaaataaaaatcgacTGTATAACAATACAAAGGATGAAAGATataaaaaaagctaaaaataattttaaaaaatccctTTTGAGGACACTGGAACACAGCTGGAGTGATTAGCACGCTCTCAGTGCTGCTGGAAGTCCATGAGTCAACCTTGGCAAGGTTCACTGCCCAATTTCacagtttatttattattttggtggGGGGGTACTGCTTGCACCAGCGGTTTGCTaattgcccccacccccccccgaagATGGCACCCAGAACACTATCCCATACCCTATTTACAGTACCTATGGATTACCATGTGTCATTTGCACGGATCCTATTCTTCATCTTAGTTCCTAATTTTTTTCTAATAAATTCTTTCATTGTTTAGGGGAATCAGTGAATATGATCGaagtatatttttatattttttttatatttgtgtAGTGtaaaataaattttgctgatatTAAATGTGTAATACTTTCatcattattttatatatactgATGTTTCATTTGTGTGGAATAATTTATTAGCATGGTCAAAGATTACCGAGAGAGATTCTGAGACATTTCCACGAGAGTAATTCAAGGTTTCGACTCCGGGCGGCAGTGTTTGCTCATGAGCCAGCCGCTGAGACTGAGAGGTGGTCAGTAGCCGAGTCGACTTGGTTATTCCGCATGACCTTTTATGTATTCCGGTAGATGAGAGGCTAGGCATCAGAAGCCGCCCCCCTGCACACATCTGTACAGCACAACAGGAAATGAACAGTGTATTGTTCTTATGGGAAATCGTTGGGCTGAATCTGATCATGTGACGACTGCTGTTATGTGGCCATCAAGGGACAAGtattgcattgtgggtattTAGGCATTAAGGAACAATATATGTTTCCTATTTGCCTtggaaaacaaataaaatgtctGCACCAGTTTATTTTCTCCCATTTCCAATAGCACCTCTGTTAAAGGTCTTTGAAACACAATGCACCTCTTTCCATTTTCTTACGCCGGGATTTTATCCCCTGCAAAACTCTCAGTGGTGCATTTCCTCTTTCCTCACAAGTTCATGTGATTTTCTGTGAACGTGTGAGCAGAAGGACTTTATTATTGATATAAATCAGGTTCACAATGGGCCACTAACAGTGAAACCTCAGTTTCATATGTTTACTAAGACTGTGTAAATCAAACTGACAGAACAATGAAAAATCctgcattatttattataaCAATTAATATTATAACAATTATGTTGGACTAAAATTTTTCTATAGATAATTGTCAATGGTTGGCCATCTGTAGAATATACAATCTCAGAATATTTTAGCTATTTCTAATTTAGTTAACGTTGTGTTTCATAAAGAGCACGATACCTTA
Coding sequences within it:
- the LOC125706844 gene encoding uncharacterized protein LOC125706844 gives rise to the protein MTGDSLTAAGPPTHHTSPGDSLTAAGPPTYHTSPGDSLTAAGPPTYHTSPGDSLTAAGPPTYHTSPGDSLTAAGPPTHHTSPGDSLTAAGPPTHHTSPGDSLTAAGPPTHHTSPGDSLTAAGPPTHHTSPGDSLTAAGLPTHHTCPGDSLTAAGPPTHHTSPGDSLTAAGPPTHHTSPGDSLTAAGPPTHHTSPGDSLTAAGLPPHHTSPGDSLTAAGPPTHHTSPGDSLTAAGPPTHHTNPGDSLTAAGPPTHHTSTGDSLTAAGPPTHHTSTGDSLTAAGLPTHHTSPGDSITAAGPPTHHTSPGDSLTAAGPPTHHTSTGDSLTAAGLPTHHTSTMDSLTAAGLPTHHTSTGDSLTAAGPPTHHTSTGDSLTAAQM